Proteins from a genomic interval of Anatilimnocola floriformis:
- a CDS encoding GDSL-type esterase/lipase family protein — MKHFALSFLILLAAAPLQAAEPNWIWSTKDANQSAAAGDVYFRRWFNADAPSKGSIEITADNRFDLFVNGRSVGAGATWQTRTRYDITPLLVPGRNLIAVRGTNDGEDPAGLVVKASIEQKDKPAVEIVTDAEWRFTTKQWGNWARTDYDDSKWEPATVLGVYGKTAPWGAAGGVQTPQQPTLTNKPRARELGFFDFRDGDRVVLLGSAFFERMQQHNYLEAMITAGLPDRNITFRNLGWGGDNVWGDARAVFGGRTDGFKRLLSDIALCNPTVIIVCYGENEAYAGENGIDEFRRGLNKLLDSLEATGARLLLLSPRQHESLGYPLPDAKEYNESLKLYRDVISEAAETREHPFIDLYDIAAPDSAAKKSRLTQNGLHLTAEGELLVAQQLLPQLGVPVGKVQIEIDIARPSLSATGAQIFDLKSGNDEVSFSAIWRATELTSSLAFSGLQPNKTYELQLDGQSLAKKTGQQWRTAVAVDLDSARAAKLRQLIAEKNALFFNRHRPQNETYLFLFRKHEQGNNAVEIPQFDPLITEQEKEIATLKKPVAHKFELKVID; from the coding sequence ATGAAACACTTTGCCCTTTCATTTCTCATCCTCCTCGCCGCCGCTCCCCTCCAAGCCGCCGAGCCCAACTGGATCTGGTCGACCAAGGACGCCAACCAAAGCGCCGCGGCCGGTGATGTCTACTTCCGCCGCTGGTTCAACGCCGACGCGCCGAGCAAAGGCTCGATTGAAATCACGGCCGACAATCGCTTCGACTTGTTCGTGAACGGCCGGAGCGTGGGGGCGGGCGCCACGTGGCAAACTCGCACCAGGTACGACATCACACCGCTCTTGGTCCCAGGACGAAACTTGATCGCTGTGCGCGGCACGAACGACGGTGAGGATCCAGCCGGGCTCGTCGTGAAAGCCAGCATCGAACAAAAAGACAAACCGGCGGTCGAAATCGTCACTGACGCTGAGTGGCGATTCACCACGAAGCAGTGGGGCAATTGGGCCCGCACCGACTACGACGACAGCAAGTGGGAACCTGCGACCGTCCTCGGCGTGTACGGGAAGACCGCACCTTGGGGAGCAGCCGGCGGTGTGCAGACGCCGCAGCAACCGACGCTGACGAACAAGCCGCGGGCTCGCGAACTGGGCTTCTTCGACTTTCGCGATGGCGACCGCGTCGTGCTGCTCGGCAGCGCATTCTTCGAGCGGATGCAACAACACAACTATCTTGAAGCGATGATCACTGCGGGACTTCCTGACCGCAATATCACGTTTCGCAATCTCGGTTGGGGCGGAGACAACGTGTGGGGCGATGCCCGCGCGGTGTTCGGCGGCCGGACGGATGGGTTTAAACGGCTCCTCAGCGATATCGCTCTGTGCAATCCGACGGTCATCATCGTTTGCTACGGCGAGAATGAAGCCTACGCTGGCGAGAACGGCATCGACGAATTCCGTCGCGGCCTGAACAAACTGCTCGATTCGCTCGAAGCGACCGGCGCCCGCCTGCTGTTACTCAGTCCCCGCCAGCACGAGTCGCTCGGTTATCCGCTGCCGGATGCGAAGGAATACAACGAGAGCCTCAAGCTGTATCGCGATGTGATTTCGGAAGCTGCGGAGACGCGCGAACATCCGTTCATCGATTTGTATGACATTGCCGCGCCCGATTCGGCGGCGAAAAAATCGCGACTCACGCAGAATGGTTTGCACCTGACTGCGGAAGGAGAGCTGCTCGTCGCGCAGCAGTTGCTACCGCAACTCGGCGTGCCCGTCGGCAAAGTGCAAATCGAAATCGACATCGCGCGGCCTTCGCTGAGCGCTACCGGCGCACAAATCTTCGACCTGAAGAGCGGCAATGACGAAGTCAGTTTCTCCGCCATCTGGCGAGCAACCGAACTGACGAGCTCGCTCGCGTTCAGTGGCCTGCAGCCGAACAAAACGTACGAACTGCAGCTGGACGGCCAAAGCCTGGCGAAAAAAACGGGGCAGCAGTGGCGAACGGCAGTGGCAGTCGATCTCGATTCTGCTCGCGCCGCAAAATTGCGGCAGCTGATCGCCGAAAAGAATGCTCTCTTCTTCAACCGCCATCGGCCTCAGAACGAGACTTACCTGTTTCTCTTTCGCAAACACGAACAAGGCAACAATGCGGTCGAGATTCCGCAGTTCGATCCGCTGATCACGGAGCAGGAGAAGGAAATCGCCACGCTCAAAAAGCCCGTCGCTCACAAGTTCGAGCTCAAAGTCATCGACTAA
- the mgtE gene encoding magnesium transporter, whose protein sequence is MSSLEKLLLPEIRELIHDKDLDTLREVLNRWLPADLGDLLDDLGNYEDTVAFQCLEAELAALTFAHLTWAAQDQLIHCLPETELARILNELAPDDRTAVLEGRDHADVERLLTLLSPENQRVSRSLLSYGAGTVGRLMTPDFIAVKEEWTISQVLEHVRQVGRDSETLNAVYVYDTEHHLIDDIRMRQILLANPESQVRSLMDRHYVALNVTDAEAAAVETFRKYDRSVLPVIDRRGVLLGVVTVDDVLDVAEEAATRDAQKFGGLEALEEAYVATPVLQLVRKRATWLIVLFLGEMLTASAMGVFESEIEKAVVLALFVPLIISSGGNSGSQAATLIVRAMAVGELRLRDWWMVMRRELLSGLLLGLVLGGIGFGRIALWTVFTPMYGPHWALVGITVAISLVFIVLWGTLSGSMLPFLIKRAGLDPATSSAPFVATLVDVTGLVIYFSVAMLVLRGTLL, encoded by the coding sequence ATGTCGAGTCTCGAAAAACTGCTGCTTCCCGAAATTCGTGAACTCATTCACGATAAGGACCTCGACACCCTGCGTGAGGTCCTCAATCGTTGGCTCCCGGCCGATCTGGGCGACTTGCTCGATGACCTCGGCAACTACGAGGACACGGTTGCCTTTCAGTGCCTTGAAGCCGAACTCGCCGCACTGACATTCGCGCATCTCACCTGGGCTGCGCAGGATCAGCTGATTCATTGCCTGCCGGAGACGGAGCTCGCGCGCATTCTGAATGAACTCGCGCCGGACGATCGGACGGCGGTTCTCGAAGGTCGCGATCATGCCGACGTCGAGCGTCTGCTGACGCTACTCAGTCCAGAAAATCAGCGAGTGTCGCGGTCGCTACTGTCTTACGGCGCGGGAACGGTCGGCCGATTGATGACGCCCGACTTCATTGCCGTGAAAGAAGAGTGGACGATCAGCCAGGTGCTGGAACATGTTCGCCAAGTCGGCCGAGACAGCGAAACGCTGAATGCGGTCTATGTGTATGACACCGAGCATCATTTGATCGACGATATTCGGATGCGGCAGATCCTGCTTGCCAATCCCGAATCGCAAGTGCGCTCGCTGATGGATCGGCATTACGTGGCCCTTAACGTAACTGATGCAGAAGCGGCCGCGGTCGAAACGTTTCGTAAATACGACCGCTCAGTGCTGCCAGTGATCGATCGCCGTGGCGTGTTGCTGGGTGTAGTGACCGTCGATGACGTGCTCGATGTCGCCGAAGAAGCAGCGACGCGCGACGCTCAAAAATTCGGTGGCTTGGAAGCGCTCGAAGAAGCTTACGTGGCAACGCCCGTACTGCAGCTCGTTCGCAAGCGGGCCACCTGGCTCATCGTCCTCTTTCTGGGCGAGATGCTCACCGCGTCGGCGATGGGTGTGTTTGAAAGTGAGATCGAAAAGGCGGTTGTGCTCGCGCTGTTTGTTCCGCTCATCATTTCCAGCGGTGGCAACTCAGGCTCGCAAGCGGCAACTCTCATCGTGCGGGCGATGGCGGTGGGCGAATTGAGACTGCGCGATTGGTGGATGGTGATGCGCCGCGAGTTGCTCTCGGGCCTGCTGCTCGGTCTCGTCCTGGGGGGCATCGGCTTCGGCCGGATCGCACTTTGGACAGTATTCACGCCGATGTACGGACCGCACTGGGCGTTGGTCGGCATCACCGTAGCGATCTCGCTGGTATTCATCGTGCTCTGGGGAACGCTCTCTGGCTCGATGTTGCCGTTTTTGATCAAGCGGGCCGGCCTCGATCCGGCAACCAGTTCAGCGCCGTTTGTCGCTACGCTTGTCGATGTAACCGGCCTGGTGATTTATTTCAGCGTGGCGATGCTCGTACTGCGTGGCACACTGCTGTGA
- a CDS encoding arylsulfatase, translating to MFVSRLIFAVFLCALIAPPANSKSPNVVLIITDDQGYGDLGANGNTMIRTPSLDALAKQSTRLTNFHVDPTCAETRSALMTGKYSCSVGVWHTIMGRSILRLDEKIMPQYFAEAGYRCGLFGKWHLGDNYPYRPHERGFHEALFSGGGGVGQTPDHWGNDYFDDTYSRNGVKEKQTGYCTDVWFAAATKFIEQNKDKPFFCYIATNAPHSPYNIEPKYAKTYLDQGVPQPMANFYGMIEKIDENVGGLMKKLDDLQLAENTVVIYMTDNGTAEGVLRPGMGGAKKKAAAEEAKWPGYSAGMRAQKGSQYDGGHRTSCFIRAPFNKSIAANQEVKELTAHFDLLPTLQAMCNLPPAVQKRESEPLDGTSLMPLLTHEQAESWPQRTLVVHSQRMEHPQKLHKCAVMTDQYRLVDGKELYDMTKDPAQQNDIAAANTEVVEKLRGEYDQWWKHVSQKFDLYSDVPLGAKGAPAQELCCHDWHPDDPATPWNQSGQAGVAGNPFVNGWWAVKVDRPGRYRFELRMRPEGVDYKIPAGEARVKIGDQEATAKIAEGADHATIEMDLKPTDHVQLQTWLTTAEGKSRGAYYTMVRRLE from the coding sequence ATGTTTGTTTCGCGTTTGATTTTCGCTGTTTTTCTCTGCGCCTTGATCGCGCCGCCTGCCAATTCGAAATCTCCCAACGTCGTGCTGATCATCACCGATGATCAAGGCTATGGCGATCTCGGCGCGAATGGCAACACGATGATTCGCACGCCGAGCCTGGACGCGCTCGCGAAGCAGAGCACCCGGCTGACGAATTTTCATGTCGATCCGACATGTGCAGAAACACGTTCGGCGCTCATGACCGGCAAGTATTCGTGCAGCGTGGGTGTCTGGCACACGATCATGGGTCGCTCGATTCTGCGGCTCGATGAGAAGATCATGCCGCAGTACTTTGCCGAAGCCGGTTACCGCTGCGGCTTGTTCGGCAAATGGCACCTGGGAGATAACTATCCGTATCGCCCGCACGAGCGCGGCTTTCACGAAGCCCTCTTCAGCGGTGGCGGCGGCGTGGGGCAAACACCCGATCATTGGGGGAACGATTATTTCGACGACACCTATTCGCGTAACGGTGTGAAAGAGAAGCAAACCGGCTATTGCACCGATGTGTGGTTCGCCGCGGCGACGAAGTTCATCGAGCAAAACAAAGACAAGCCGTTCTTCTGCTACATCGCCACCAATGCGCCGCACTCGCCGTACAACATCGAACCCAAATACGCGAAGACTTATCTCGATCAGGGCGTGCCACAGCCGATGGCGAATTTCTACGGCATGATCGAAAAGATCGACGAGAACGTCGGTGGGCTGATGAAGAAGCTCGACGACCTGCAGCTCGCCGAGAACACCGTTGTGATTTACATGACCGACAACGGTACAGCCGAGGGCGTGCTGCGGCCCGGTATGGGCGGCGCGAAGAAAAAGGCCGCAGCCGAAGAGGCCAAGTGGCCGGGTTATTCCGCCGGCATGCGCGCACAAAAGGGCTCGCAATACGATGGCGGTCATCGCACCTCGTGCTTCATTCGGGCGCCGTTCAACAAGTCGATTGCCGCCAATCAGGAAGTGAAAGAGCTCACTGCACACTTCGACTTGCTGCCCACGTTGCAAGCCATGTGCAATCTGCCGCCCGCCGTTCAGAAACGGGAAAGTGAACCGCTCGACGGCACGTCGCTCATGCCGCTGCTCACGCATGAACAGGCCGAAAGTTGGCCGCAGCGGACGCTCGTCGTGCACTCGCAACGGATGGAGCATCCACAGAAGCTCCATAAGTGCGCGGTGATGACCGATCAGTATCGGCTCGTCGATGGCAAAGAGCTCTACGATATGACCAAGGACCCTGCCCAGCAAAACGACATCGCGGCCGCGAACACCGAGGTTGTCGAAAAACTGCGCGGCGAATACGACCAATGGTGGAAGCACGTTTCCCAGAAATTCGATCTCTACAGCGACGTGCCGCTCGGCGCGAAGGGTGCGCCCGCGCAGGAACTCTGCTGCCACGATTGGCATCCAGATGATCCGGCGACTCCTTGGAATCAAAGCGGCCAGGCCGGCGTGGCCGGCAACCCTTTCGTCAACGGTTGGTGGGCAGTGAAGGTCGATCGGCCAGGCCGCTATCGATTTGAACTCCGCATGCGGCCGGAGGGAGTCGACTACAAGATTCCTGCCGGCGAAGCTCGCGTGAAAATCGGCGATCAGGAAGCAACCGCCAAAATCGCCGAAGGGGCCGATCATGCAACAATCGAAATGGATCTGAAGCCCACCGACCACGTGCAACTACAAACCTGGCTGACCACGGCTGAGGGAAAAAGCCGCGGCGCGTATTACACAATGGTGCGGCGACTCGAATAG
- a CDS encoding thioredoxin domain-containing protein has product MPNRLTAESSPYLLQHQNNPVDWYPWGSEALARAKAEAKPIFLSIGYSACHWCHVMEHESFENAEIAAELNRLFVCIKVDREERPDLDQIYMNAVQLMTGRGGWPMSVFLTPELTPFYGGTYWPPTARMGMPGFIDVVRAVADAWQNRREMAVQQAAEMTQHLEKIGSDEANGDPLELDLLNHAATQLQQAFDPQWGGFGRAPKFPHSLDLQVLLRVWSRNRDPQLLHVVTHTLEQMAHGGIYDHLAGGFARYSVDERWLVPHFEKMLYDNALLTNAYLEAYQATANPLFGRIARETCDYVLGWMTDKTGGFHSTEDADSEGEEGKFYVWKPEEIAAILGEDRGRVFCKVYDVTASGNFEHGASILHLPRPLEQIAAEVDIELNQLERELEASRQELLHVREQRIRPGKDDKILVSWNALMIDALARAAVILDEPRYLQAAEKASLFLHQQLRDTNGRLLHTWRHGQAKLAAYLDDYAYLANSWISLYEANFAAVWLERAAELADHLLTHFADPAGGFFFTADDHEQLIVRNKDLHDSSVPSGNAMAATALLRLGKLTGEMKYLQAAESTLQSAVGVMQRQPTAAGQLLLALDTYLGPTAELVFVGDRAVDETKNLLREFRRRFIPRQVFVAHQPGEAVPKILNPLLEGKEGAPDKQPHLYVCQDFACQAPAVGAEAIENAWARLQE; this is encoded by the coding sequence ATGCCCAATCGCCTAACCGCCGAATCCAGCCCCTACCTCCTCCAACACCAAAACAACCCTGTCGATTGGTATCCCTGGGGAAGCGAAGCTCTTGCGCGCGCGAAGGCCGAGGCCAAGCCGATTTTTTTATCGATCGGCTATTCGGCTTGCCACTGGTGCCATGTGATGGAGCATGAGAGTTTTGAGAATGCGGAGATCGCTGCCGAGCTGAATCGACTATTTGTCTGCATCAAGGTCGATCGCGAGGAACGGCCTGACCTTGATCAAATTTATATGAACGCGGTGCAGTTGATGACGGGCCGCGGCGGTTGGCCGATGTCGGTCTTTCTCACGCCCGAGCTCACGCCGTTTTACGGCGGCACTTACTGGCCGCCGACCGCGCGGATGGGGATGCCGGGGTTCATCGATGTGGTGCGGGCCGTCGCCGATGCCTGGCAGAATCGCCGCGAGATGGCCGTGCAGCAAGCGGCCGAGATGACGCAGCATTTGGAAAAGATCGGCAGCGACGAAGCCAATGGCGATCCGCTCGAACTTGATCTGCTGAATCACGCTGCCACTCAATTGCAACAAGCGTTCGATCCGCAGTGGGGTGGCTTTGGCCGCGCGCCGAAGTTTCCGCACTCGCTCGACCTGCAGGTGCTGTTGCGCGTGTGGAGTCGCAATCGTGATCCGCAGCTGCTGCATGTCGTCACGCACACACTCGAGCAAATGGCCCACGGCGGAATTTACGATCACTTGGCCGGCGGCTTTGCCCGCTACAGCGTGGACGAGCGCTGGCTGGTGCCGCACTTCGAAAAGATGCTCTACGACAACGCGCTGCTCACTAACGCTTATCTCGAAGCCTACCAAGCCACGGCGAATCCTCTTTTCGGCCGCATTGCCCGCGAGACCTGCGATTACGTCCTCGGTTGGATGACCGACAAGACCGGCGGCTTTCACAGCACCGAAGATGCCGACAGCGAAGGGGAAGAAGGAAAGTTTTACGTCTGGAAGCCCGAAGAAATCGCAGCGATCCTGGGCGAAGACCGCGGCCGAGTGTTCTGCAAAGTTTACGACGTCACGGCAAGCGGCAATTTCGAACATGGCGCGAGCATTCTCCATCTGCCGCGACCGCTGGAACAAATTGCCGCGGAAGTCGACATTGAGTTGAACCAGCTTGAACGAGAACTGGAAGCCAGCCGTCAAGAATTACTCCACGTGCGCGAACAGCGCATCCGCCCCGGCAAGGACGACAAGATTCTCGTCAGCTGGAACGCGCTAATGATCGACGCGCTCGCGCGCGCTGCAGTGATTCTCGATGAGCCCCGCTACCTGCAAGCCGCGGAAAAAGCGTCGCTCTTTCTCCACCAGCAACTGCGCGACACCAATGGCCGGCTGCTGCACACGTGGCGACATGGCCAGGCGAAACTGGCGGCTTATCTTGACGACTATGCGTATCTCGCCAATAGTTGGATCTCACTCTACGAAGCCAACTTTGCTGCCGTGTGGTTAGAACGAGCAGCGGAACTTGCTGATCATTTACTAACGCACTTTGCTGATCCGGCCGGCGGGTTTTTCTTCACTGCCGATGATCACGAGCAGTTGATCGTCCGTAATAAAGACCTTCACGACAGCAGCGTGCCGAGCGGCAACGCGATGGCGGCGACAGCGCTGCTCCGGCTCGGCAAACTGACCGGCGAAATGAAATATCTGCAAGCTGCCGAGAGCACACTGCAATCTGCAGTGGGCGTGATGCAACGCCAACCGACGGCAGCAGGGCAGTTGCTGCTCGCGCTCGACACCTATCTCGGGCCGACCGCGGAGCTAGTCTTCGTCGGTGATCGTGCGGTGGATGAAACAAAGAACCTGCTGCGCGAGTTTCGCCGGCGATTCATTCCGCGACAGGTGTTCGTGGCGCACCAGCCAGGCGAAGCAGTCCCGAAGATTTTGAATCCGCTACTGGAAGGCAAAGAAGGAGCGCCAGACAAACAGCCGCACTTGTACGTCTGCCAGGATTTTGCCTGTCAGGCCCCGGCGGTTGGTGCCGAGGCCATTGAAAATGCTTGGGCGCGGTTGCAGGAGTAG
- a CDS encoding ribosome-binding factor A, which translates to MTSRSRKRPNSRQLRALCADLSPEDGVDPRHLARAGGEQTDRRKAWQLCSQVRDSLRLILGTAVNERLQALDVREVLPAPNESQLLVLLTSNDPLDEQERQEVLDALGAAAGWLRAEVATSITRKRAPRLELQLLPS; encoded by the coding sequence ATGACATCACGTTCTCGAAAACGACCGAATAGCAGGCAGCTGCGCGCCCTGTGCGCAGATCTTTCGCCCGAGGATGGCGTTGATCCACGGCACTTGGCGCGGGCGGGCGGCGAACAGACCGATCGTCGCAAGGCCTGGCAACTGTGCAGTCAGGTCCGCGATTCGCTGCGGCTGATCTTGGGAACTGCCGTCAATGAACGACTGCAAGCGCTCGACGTGCGCGAAGTTCTCCCCGCGCCGAATGAGTCGCAGTTGCTGGTCTTGCTCACTTCGAATGATCCGCTCGATGAGCAAGAGCGACAGGAAGTGCTCGACGCCCTGGGTGCAGCGGCGGGTTGGTTGCGGGCGGAAGTGGCGACTTCGATTACGCGCAAACGCGCGCCGCGGCTGGAACTGCAGTTGCTGCCGAGTTGA
- a CDS encoding 3-keto-disaccharide hydrolase, whose product MSRTLLLVTLALLLAQISLAQEAPKLNEGKGEGWIELGEKDFKNVNCAEDTWSWKEGVAHCTGKPVGVIRTLKEYKNFELVAEWRHLKSAGNSGIFVWGIPASLEGLKPGALPQGIEVQVLDHGYAEQYEKSTKKKPDWFTTNGDVFPVGRAKMTPFPPVSPNGQRSFPTKNLSKGTPEWNHYHISAIDGVIKLSVNGEQVSGGKDITPASGYLCLESEGSPVEFKNIRIKELP is encoded by the coding sequence ATGTCGCGCACGCTGTTGCTGGTCACGCTCGCTCTGTTGTTGGCGCAGATCTCGCTCGCTCAAGAAGCTCCCAAACTGAATGAAGGCAAGGGCGAGGGCTGGATCGAACTCGGCGAAAAGGATTTTAAGAACGTCAACTGCGCCGAAGACACCTGGAGCTGGAAGGAAGGCGTCGCGCATTGCACCGGCAAACCGGTGGGCGTGATTCGCACGCTGAAGGAGTACAAGAATTTCGAGCTAGTCGCCGAGTGGCGACACTTGAAGAGCGCCGGCAACAGCGGCATTTTTGTTTGGGGCATTCCCGCTTCACTCGAGGGACTGAAGCCCGGCGCGCTGCCGCAAGGGATTGAAGTGCAGGTGCTCGATCATGGTTATGCCGAGCAATATGAGAAGAGCACCAAGAAGAAGCCCGATTGGTTCACCACCAATGGCGATGTGTTCCCGGTCGGTCGCGCCAAGATGACGCCGTTCCCGCCGGTTTCGCCAAACGGTCAGCGGAGCTTTCCCACGAAGAACCTGAGCAAAGGAACGCCCGAGTGGAATCATTATCACATCAGCGCGATCGACGGCGTGATTAAACTCTCGGTCAACGGCGAACAAGTCTCGGGCGGCAAAGACATCACGCCGGCCAGCGGTTATCTCTGCCTGGAGTCTGAAGGCTCGCCGGTGGAGTTTAAGAACATTCGCATCAAAGAGCTGCCGTAG
- a CDS encoding TraR/DksA C4-type zinc finger protein, which translates to MPSSRSIIRWFCPYCSWQEDGTVAELDSKLRSLGMIKREEEADVALLLELARIKKPDLRCPNCRKVGYTAEAIDPSEDGWGRGKPCANCGTEIPAERLELFPDQDLCAKCQGKVDNGGQLSGDDYCQHCGTPMVVKVRRDGVSRYQQICPNCRR; encoded by the coding sequence ATGCCTTCTTCCCGCAGCATTATTCGTTGGTTCTGCCCTTACTGCTCTTGGCAGGAAGATGGCACTGTGGCGGAGCTCGACAGCAAGCTTCGTTCGTTGGGCATGATCAAGCGCGAGGAAGAAGCCGACGTCGCGCTGCTGCTCGAACTGGCCCGTATCAAGAAGCCAGATCTTCGTTGCCCGAACTGCCGCAAGGTGGGCTACACGGCGGAAGCGATCGATCCGAGCGAAGACGGTTGGGGCCGCGGCAAACCCTGCGCCAACTGCGGGACGGAGATTCCCGCTGAGCGCCTCGAACTGTTTCCCGACCAGGATCTGTGCGCCAAATGCCAGGGCAAGGTCGACAACGGCGGGCAGTTGTCGGGGGACGATTATTGCCAGCACTGCGGCACGCCAATGGTCGTTAAAGTTCGCCGCGACGGCGTGAGCCGGTATCAGCAGATCTGCCCCAACTGCCGGCGGTAG
- the zwf gene encoding glucose-6-phosphate dehydrogenase has protein sequence MPNTVVIFGASGDLTSRKLIPALYLLHQKGRLPKETRVVGVSRTPFTHEAWRAELAGTTAKFCGKEFDTKSWEAFAGNIFYHRGDIDDAASFQSLKTFLETEVENNAPASRLYYLSTSPTLYEMAIGQLGAAGMAEESKGLRRIIIEKPFGTNLATAKSLNQATHKVFNEKQVYRIDHYLGKETVQNLLVLRFANSIFEPIWNRNYIDHVQITVAEEVEVGSRGGYYDKAGVLRDMFQNHLLQLLMVTAMEAPARYQADFIRDEKVKVLRSIRAMHGAEFAQHTFRGQYEGYRQAKDVPPESNTATFAALRLHVDNWRWNRVPFYLRSGKAMSCRTSQIVIQFKEPPQLLFADGPRTTNIDANKLVIQIQPAEGIQIHFQTKVPDAGMRLRTTDLNFSFQREYTGALPDAYQRLLLDALNGDASLFARSDEVELAWGIIDPILAAWESPAAPPLEFYPVGNWGPEQSNEWMESQKRAWFDVCPVLH, from the coding sequence ATGCCGAATACGGTCGTGATCTTTGGCGCTTCGGGCGATCTCACCAGCCGCAAACTGATTCCCGCGCTGTATCTGTTGCATCAAAAGGGACGGTTGCCGAAAGAGACTCGCGTCGTCGGCGTCTCGCGCACGCCATTCACGCATGAAGCCTGGCGTGCAGAGCTCGCTGGCACTACAGCCAAGTTCTGCGGCAAGGAATTCGACACCAAGAGCTGGGAAGCTTTTGCCGGCAACATCTTTTATCATCGCGGCGACATCGACGATGCGGCCAGCTTTCAATCGCTGAAGACCTTCCTCGAAACGGAAGTTGAAAACAACGCCCCCGCCAGTCGCTTGTACTATCTTTCAACCAGTCCCACGCTCTACGAAATGGCCATCGGCCAGCTTGGCGCGGCCGGCATGGCCGAGGAATCGAAAGGGCTGCGGCGGATCATTATCGAAAAGCCGTTCGGCACGAACCTCGCCACGGCGAAGTCGCTCAACCAAGCCACGCACAAGGTCTTCAACGAAAAGCAGGTCTACCGCATCGACCACTACCTCGGCAAAGAGACCGTGCAGAATTTGCTCGTGCTCCGGTTTGCCAATTCCATCTTCGAGCCAATTTGGAATCGTAACTACATTGACCATGTGCAGATCACCGTGGCCGAAGAAGTCGAGGTCGGCAGCCGCGGCGGTTACTACGACAAGGCCGGCGTGCTCCGCGACATGTTTCAGAATCACCTGCTGCAACTGCTGATGGTCACGGCCATGGAAGCTCCGGCCCGCTACCAGGCCGATTTTATCCGCGATGAAAAGGTGAAAGTGCTGCGCTCGATTCGGGCGATGCACGGCGCTGAGTTCGCGCAGCATACATTTCGCGGACAGTATGAAGGCTATCGGCAGGCCAAGGATGTGCCCCCCGAGAGCAACACCGCCACTTTTGCGGCGCTGCGGCTGCACGTCGACAATTGGCGCTGGAACCGCGTGCCGTTTTATCTCCGCAGCGGCAAAGCCATGAGCTGTCGCACTTCGCAGATCGTCATTCAATTCAAAGAGCCGCCGCAATTGCTCTTCGCCGATGGTCCGCGGACGACGAACATCGACGCCAATAAGCTGGTGATTCAAATTCAGCCAGCCGAAGGAATTCAAATTCACTTTCAAACCAAAGTTCCCGACGCCGGTATGCGGCTGCGGACGACCGATTTGAACTTCAGCTTCCAGCGCGAATACACCGGCGCACTGCCTGACGCTTACCAGCGCCTGCTGCTCGACGCGCTCAACGGCGATGCAAGTCTCTTCGCTCGTAGCGATGAAGTGGAACTGGCCTGGGGCATTATCGATCCGATTCTCGCCGCTTGGGAAAGCCCGGCGGCTCCGCCTCTGGAGTTCTACCCCGTCGGCAACTGGGGACCAGAACAATCGAACGAATGGATGGAATCGCAAAAGCGAGCCTGGTTCGACGTTTGCCCTGTGTTGCACTAA